Proteins encoded by one window of Marixanthomonas sp. SCSIO 43207:
- the fabD gene encoding ACP S-malonyltransferase yields the protein MKAYVFPGQGAQFSGMGKDLYENSDKAKQLFNRANDLLGFDITKIMFEGSAEELKQTNVTQPAIFLHSTILASELGDSFKPDMVAGHSLGEFSALVANGTLSFEDALILVSRRAQAMQNACEIKPSTMAAVLGLEDHVVEAICADIDGTVVAANYNCPGQLVISGETTAVESACEALKEAGARRALLLPVGGAFHSPLMEPAREELAAAIEHTNFSNPICPVYQNVSTFAVTDPKEIKKNLIFQLTAPVKWTQSVQNMIKDGANHFIEVGPGNVLQGLVKKIDRSQTTEKAEV from the coding sequence ATGAAAGCATATGTATTCCCCGGACAAGGTGCTCAATTCTCAGGAATGGGTAAAGACTTGTATGAAAACTCAGATAAAGCAAAACAACTTTTTAATCGAGCAAACGATTTATTAGGCTTTGACATTACAAAAATTATGTTTGAAGGTTCTGCAGAAGAGTTAAAACAGACCAATGTCACACAACCTGCTATTTTTTTACATTCAACTATATTAGCAAGTGAACTAGGAGACTCTTTTAAACCAGATATGGTTGCCGGTCACTCATTAGGTGAATTTTCAGCTTTGGTAGCCAACGGAACATTATCATTTGAAGATGCACTTATTTTGGTTTCACGAAGAGCGCAAGCTATGCAAAATGCTTGTGAAATTAAACCATCAACAATGGCTGCAGTATTGGGTCTTGAAGATCACGTAGTAGAAGCTATATGCGCTGATATTGATGGAACCGTAGTTGCAGCAAATTATAACTGCCCAGGTCAATTAGTAATATCTGGAGAAACTACTGCTGTAGAGAGTGCTTGTGAGGCATTAAAAGAGGCAGGAGCTAGAAGAGCATTATTACTTCCGGTAGGTGGCGCTTTTCATAGCCCATTAATGGAACCTGCACGCGAAGAGCTGGCCGCTGCCATTGAACACACAAATTTCTCAAATCCTATTTGCCCGGTATATCAAAACGTTAGCACCTTTGCCGTGACTGACCCAAAAGAAATTAAGAAAAATCTCATTTTTCAATTAACGGCACCGGTAAAATGGACGCAAAGTGTTCAAAATATGATTAAAGATGGAGCCAATCATTTCATAGAAGTTGGTCCAGGTAATGTATTACAAGGTTTGGTTAAAAAAATTGACCGTTCACAAACTACCGAAAAAGCAGAGGTTTAA
- a CDS encoding FAD-binding oxidoreductase, whose translation MKQVDYIVVGLGIAGISFCETLRKNNKSFLAFDKKSNYSTLVSGGVFNPVVLKRFTAVWKGQEFLKKAIPFYTSISENLDVELLEKTSIFRIFNSVEEQNDWLVAGDKNNLSPFLSSEIIKNHNEAIQAPFGFGKVEESGKVNPSIFLSSYKKMLQQNNQLITEAFDYEKLQIEETCVTYQDIKANKVVFSEGASAIKNPYFPVENFVPNKGEYLFIKAPKLKNEVILKGALFIIPLGNDVYKVGATYSRNDHTTHTTEEARNTILKKLDKIISCDFEIIDQIAGVRPTVKDRKPLIGKLQHDAIYFFNGLGTRGILMAPLLAEWLYNFAEKNGDLPNEVNIKRYTN comes from the coding sequence ATGAAACAAGTAGACTACATAGTTGTTGGCTTAGGAATTGCCGGTATAAGTTTTTGTGAAACTTTGCGTAAAAACAATAAAAGCTTTCTTGCTTTTGATAAAAAATCTAATTACTCCACCCTTGTTTCAGGTGGAGTTTTTAATCCCGTAGTTTTAAAACGTTTTACAGCAGTCTGGAAAGGGCAAGAATTTTTAAAAAAAGCCATTCCTTTCTATACATCTATTTCAGAAAATCTAGACGTTGAACTACTTGAAAAAACCTCGATATTTAGAATATTTAATTCTGTTGAAGAGCAAAACGATTGGTTAGTTGCCGGCGATAAAAACAACCTCTCCCCTTTCCTTTCTTCTGAAATCATAAAAAACCACAATGAAGCAATACAAGCACCTTTCGGGTTTGGTAAAGTAGAAGAAAGTGGAAAAGTAAACCCTTCAATTTTTTTGAGTTCTTATAAAAAAATGCTTCAACAAAATAATCAACTAATCACTGAAGCATTTGATTATGAAAAACTTCAAATAGAAGAAACTTGTGTTACCTATCAAGATATTAAAGCTAACAAAGTTGTTTTTTCTGAAGGTGCTTCGGCTATAAAAAATCCGTATTTTCCTGTAGAAAATTTTGTTCCTAATAAAGGTGAATATTTATTTATTAAAGCTCCCAAGCTTAAAAATGAAGTAATACTTAAAGGTGCTTTATTTATTATTCCGCTAGGTAATGATGTATATAAAGTGGGTGCAACTTACAGCCGAAATGACCACACAACACACACTACAGAAGAAGCAAGAAACACAATACTTAAAAAACTTGACAAAATAATTTCTTGTGACTTTGAAATTATTGATCAAATTGCGGGCGTACGTCCTACTGTTAAAGACAGAAAACCTCTTATTGGCAAATTACAGCACGATGCTATTTACTTTTTTAATGGTTTGGGCACACGAGGCATTTTAATGGCTCCTCTTTTGGCAGAGTGGCTTTATAACTTTGCAGAGAAAAACGGTGACTTGCCTAATGAGGTTAATATAAAAAGGTACACAAATTAA
- a CDS encoding DUF983 domain-containing protein codes for MTMKGSKLYSIFTGTCPVCHTGKMYKNKNPYIFSETLNMHDNCPHCKTKFKIEPSFFYGAMYVSYAVGVAFAVAAFIISYFFIGLGRLHTFFVISGTLVVFFPIILRLSRNIWINFFFKYNPEKAD; via the coding sequence ATAACTATGAAAGGCTCAAAATTATATAGCATATTTACGGGAACATGTCCTGTGTGTCATACTGGTAAAATGTATAAAAATAAAAACCCGTACATTTTTTCTGAAACATTAAATATGCATGACAACTGTCCGCATTGTAAAACAAAATTTAAAATTGAACCCTCTTTCTTTTACGGTGCCATGTATGTTAGTTATGCAGTAGGAGTTGCATTTGCAGTAGCTGCATTTATAATTTCATATTTCTTTATAGGGTTGGGTAGGTTGCACACCTTCTTTGTTATTTCGGGAACGTTAGTAGTTTTCTTTCCTATAATCTTAAGGTTGTCACGTAATATTTGGATTAATTTTTTCTTTAAATACAATCCAGAAAAGGCAGATTAA
- a CDS encoding ABC-F family ATP-binding cassette domain-containing protein, whose amino-acid sequence MLNIHNLSVSFQGEYLFEKITFQLTPGDRVGLVGKNGAGKSTLLRIIANEQEYDEGQIATDKEVTIGFLKQDIDFTKGRTVLEESYEAFTNIKSLEKKLEYINTQLAERTDYESESYNQLMIDLNDVQQQYEIHGGYNYQGETERVLQGLGFKRDDFNKPTETFSGGWRMRIELAKLLLQNNDILLLDEPTNHLDIESILWLEEFLKGYAGAVVVVSHDKMFLDHVTTRTIEISLGKIYDYKYPYSKYLVQRAELREQQLAAQKNQQKEIENTEKLIEKFRAKASKASMAQSLIKKLDKIDRIEVDEDDNSVMSLSFPVSVTPGKVVIEAEDISKTYGNNHVLSHIDLRVDRDSKIAFVGQNGQGKSTLAKIIVGEIEHQGKMNLGHNVQIGYFAQNQAEYLDGSKTVEDTMIDAADMKTRPRVRDILGAFLFRGEEVDKYVRVLSGGERNRLALAKLLLEPFNVLVMDEPTNHLDIKSKNVLKEALKNFEGTLILVSHDRDFLQGMTDRVYEFKDQKIKEYLGDIDYFLEQRNLENLREAEKRTVSEKKEKQKTSSGKEDYEQQKKLKSLQNKLSKIESNISKLEKQIKELDVELAVNYDETIAQPNFFEGYQAKKKKLNNLMEEWEVVTLELEELK is encoded by the coding sequence ATGCTAAACATTCATAATCTTTCTGTTTCTTTTCAAGGTGAGTACCTTTTTGAAAAAATTACCTTTCAACTTACACCAGGTGATCGTGTAGGTTTGGTAGGAAAGAACGGAGCCGGTAAATCTACTTTGCTTCGTATTATAGCCAATGAGCAAGAATATGACGAAGGACAAATTGCAACCGATAAAGAAGTTACCATTGGTTTTTTAAAACAAGATATAGATTTTACAAAAGGAAGAACGGTTCTAGAAGAATCTTACGAAGCTTTTACCAATATAAAATCACTTGAAAAAAAACTTGAGTACATCAACACACAACTAGCCGAACGAACTGATTATGAAAGCGAAAGCTATAACCAATTGATGATTGACCTTAATGATGTACAGCAACAATATGAAATTCACGGCGGTTATAATTATCAAGGAGAAACAGAACGTGTATTACAAGGATTAGGATTTAAAAGGGATGATTTTAACAAACCCACTGAAACGTTCTCAGGCGGTTGGCGTATGCGTATTGAACTAGCAAAATTATTACTTCAAAATAATGATATTTTACTGCTAGATGAACCTACAAACCATTTGGATATTGAATCCATTCTTTGGCTTGAAGAGTTTTTAAAAGGATATGCAGGAGCTGTCGTTGTAGTGTCACACGATAAGATGTTTTTGGACCACGTAACTACTAGAACTATTGAAATATCTTTAGGAAAAATATACGATTACAAATATCCTTATTCTAAGTACTTGGTGCAACGTGCTGAGCTACGAGAACAACAACTTGCTGCACAGAAAAACCAACAAAAAGAGATTGAAAACACAGAAAAACTTATTGAAAAGTTTAGAGCCAAAGCAAGTAAAGCTAGCATGGCACAATCACTTATAAAAAAACTGGATAAAATTGATCGTATTGAGGTTGATGAAGATGATAATAGTGTAATGAGTTTGTCATTTCCGGTTTCGGTAACACCGGGAAAAGTTGTGATTGAGGCAGAAGACATATCAAAAACCTATGGCAATAATCACGTATTGAGTCACATTGATTTGAGAGTTGACCGGGACAGTAAAATTGCGTTTGTTGGTCAAAACGGCCAAGGAAAATCTACACTGGCAAAAATAATCGTCGGCGAAATTGAGCATCAAGGTAAGATGAATCTAGGCCACAATGTACAGATTGGCTATTTTGCTCAAAATCAAGCAGAGTATCTTGACGGTTCAAAAACAGTAGAAGACACAATGATTGATGCTGCCGATATGAAAACACGACCGCGTGTAAGAGATATTTTGGGTGCTTTCCTTTTTAGAGGTGAAGAAGTAGATAAATATGTTAGAGTGCTTTCGGGAGGTGAACGCAATCGCTTGGCATTGGCAAAACTTTTATTAGAACCATTTAATGTATTGGTGATGGATGAGCCCACCAATCACTTAGACATAAAATCTAAAAATGTACTTAAAGAAGCGCTCAAAAACTTTGAAGGTACTTTAATTTTGGTATCTCACGACCGTGACTTTCTTCAAGGAATGACCGATAGAGTCTATGAGTTTAAAGACCAAAAGATCAAAGAATATCTAGGTGATATTGATTATTTTTTAGAACAAAGAAACCTAGAGAATTTACGTGAAGCCGAAAAACGTACCGTTTCAGAAAAGAAAGAAAAACAAAAAACCTCATCTGGTAAGGAAGATTATGAGCAACAAAAGAAGTTAAAATCGCTTCAGAATAAATTAAGTAAAATAGAAAGTAATATCAGCAAGCTTGAAAAACAAATTAAAGAACTTGATGTTGAGCTGGCTGTAAATTATGATGAAACCATTGCTCAGCCCAATTTTTTTGAGGGATATCAAGCCAAAAAGAAAAAGCTTAATAACCTTATGGAAGAATGGGAAGTGGTAACTTTAGAGCTAGAAGAATTAAAATAA
- a CDS encoding CPXCG motif-containing cysteine-rich protein — protein sequence MKEHFFQCPYCWEQISMLLDPSVTATYVEDCEICCNPIEVSATFQSGELVAFSAESIEQ from the coding sequence TTGAAAGAACATTTTTTTCAATGTCCTTATTGCTGGGAGCAAATATCAATGCTTCTTGATCCTTCTGTGACAGCTACTTATGTAGAAGACTGTGAAATATGTTGTAATCCTATTGAAGTTTCGGCTACGTTTCAAAGTGGAGAATTGGTTGCTTTTTCAGCAGAAAGCATAGAACAATAA
- a CDS encoding STAS/SEC14 domain-containing protein — MLSNFSFSDSTVGFLIEGKFDTETVNKLLSDIEAKLKVYDQINLYIEDVGIKSFHLPALIKETIFKLKHKDRFYKVALVSNRKWIHACGSISSLFTDSITQNFTSENRLKAMTWIAEG; from the coding sequence ATGTTATCCAATTTTAGCTTTTCAGATAGTACAGTTGGTTTTCTTATAGAAGGCAAGTTTGACACAGAAACTGTTAATAAGCTTCTTTCAGATATTGAAGCAAAATTAAAAGTTTATGATCAAATCAATCTTTATATAGAAGATGTGGGTATAAAGTCTTTTCATCTTCCTGCTTTAATTAAAGAAACCATCTTTAAGCTTAAACATAAAGACCGTTTTTATAAAGTAGCATTGGTAAGCAACCGAAAATGGATACACGCCTGCGGAAGCATCTCCTCATTATTCACAGATTCTATTACACAAAATTTTACTTCAGAAAATCGTTTAAAAGCAATGACGTGGATTGCAGAAGGCTAG